In Modestobacter versicolor, a single genomic region encodes these proteins:
- a CDS encoding (2Fe-2S)-binding protein: MTRAVSTDTERTVVVTVNGVPREATVPVRWLLSDALRHEFGLTGTHVGCEHGVCGSCTVLVDGQPTRSCLVLAVQVDGHEVTTVEGLSRPDHQGGQVLHPIQEAFRECHALQCGFCTPGFLTTIAAGLDARDPSVEITDEEVDELVGGNLCRCTGYANIKKACRHAAAAMRDEAAR; this comes from the coding sequence ATGACCCGAGCAGTGAGCACCGACACCGAGCGGACCGTCGTGGTCACCGTCAACGGTGTCCCACGCGAAGCCACCGTGCCGGTGCGCTGGCTGCTGTCCGACGCGCTGCGGCACGAGTTCGGGCTGACCGGCACGCACGTCGGCTGCGAGCACGGGGTCTGCGGCTCGTGCACGGTGCTCGTCGACGGGCAGCCGACCCGCTCCTGCCTGGTGCTCGCCGTGCAGGTCGACGGGCACGAGGTCACCACGGTCGAGGGGCTGTCCCGGCCCGACCACCAGGGCGGGCAGGTGCTGCACCCGATCCAGGAGGCGTTTCGCGAGTGCCACGCCCTGCAGTGCGGGTTCTGCACGCCGGGCTTCCTGACCACGATCGCGGCCGGCCTGGACGCCCGCGACCCGTCGGTGGAGATCACCGACGAGGAGGTCGACGAGCTGGTCGGCGGCAACCTGTGCCGCTGCACCGGCTACGCCAACATCAAGAAGGCCTGCCGGCACGCGGCGGCGGCGATGCGCGACGAGGCGGCCCGGTGA
- a CDS encoding DUF1116 domain-containing protein, giving the protein MSEPLGGLLAAPPSIVAAGVEVFSAALRDQGTAVTHVDWRPPGFGSADDLAQLALDPRRAPANRVAVERVLAAGSVLVDVRPAREVLDLPDRLLLHSGPPLTWENASGPMRGALIGACLFEGWATDVEDAERVLAAGEVALDPCHHHRTVGPMAGVTSPSMWMWCLQDPATGAQAWCNLNEGLGKVLRMGAFNEEVLTRLAWMRDVLGPVLQQAVRSRTEPLDVKAILAQMLQMGDEGHNRNRAGSLMALRELSPSIVAVDAPSSDIAEVLRFIGGNEHFFLNLGMPTAKLAMDAARGVPGSTMLTVMSRNGTEFGIQTAGTGDRWFTGPANTPVGLFLGDYGPEDANPDIGDSAIMETYGVGGFSMAAAPAIVRFVGGTVPDALATTERMYQLTLAENPAMQIPIMGFRGSPTGIDVLKVARTGWLPQINTGMAGRVAGTGQVGAGLVQPPQQCFEQALAALAEESRAAS; this is encoded by the coding sequence ATGTCTGAGCCCCTCGGCGGTCTGCTCGCCGCCCCGCCGTCGATCGTCGCCGCCGGGGTGGAGGTCTTCTCCGCCGCGCTGCGCGACCAGGGCACGGCGGTCACCCACGTCGACTGGCGCCCGCCGGGCTTCGGCAGCGCCGACGACCTCGCCCAGCTCGCGCTCGACCCGCGGCGCGCCCCGGCCAACCGGGTCGCCGTGGAGCGGGTGCTCGCGGCGGGCTCGGTGCTGGTCGACGTCCGGCCGGCCCGCGAGGTGCTCGACCTGCCCGACCGGCTGCTGCTGCACTCCGGACCGCCGCTGACCTGGGAGAACGCGTCCGGCCCGATGCGCGGCGCGCTCATCGGCGCCTGCCTCTTCGAGGGCTGGGCCACCGACGTCGAGGACGCCGAACGGGTGCTCGCCGCCGGGGAGGTCGCCCTCGACCCGTGCCACCACCACCGCACCGTCGGGCCGATGGCCGGGGTGACCAGCCCGTCGATGTGGATGTGGTGCCTGCAGGACCCCGCCACCGGGGCGCAGGCCTGGTGCAACCTCAACGAGGGCCTGGGCAAGGTGCTGCGGATGGGCGCCTTCAACGAGGAGGTGCTGACCCGGCTGGCCTGGATGCGCGACGTCCTCGGGCCGGTGCTGCAGCAGGCCGTGCGCTCGCGCACCGAGCCGCTGGACGTGAAGGCGATCCTGGCCCAGATGCTGCAGATGGGCGACGAGGGGCACAACCGCAACCGCGCAGGCTCGCTCATGGCGCTGCGCGAGCTCTCCCCGTCGATCGTCGCCGTCGACGCCCCGTCGTCCGACATCGCCGAGGTGCTGCGCTTCATCGGCGGCAACGAGCACTTCTTCCTCAACCTCGGCATGCCCACCGCCAAGCTCGCCATGGACGCCGCCCGCGGCGTGCCCGGCTCGACGATGCTCACCGTGATGTCGCGCAACGGCACGGAGTTCGGCATCCAGACCGCCGGCACCGGCGACCGCTGGTTCACCGGGCCGGCCAACACCCCGGTCGGGCTGTTCCTCGGCGACTACGGCCCCGAGGACGCCAACCCCGACATCGGCGACTCCGCGATCATGGAGACCTACGGCGTCGGCGGGTTCTCCATGGCCGCCGCCCCGGCGATCGTCCGGTTCGTCGGCGGCACCGTCCCCGACGCGCTGGCCACCACCGAGCGGATGTACCAGCTGACGCTGGCCGAGAACCCGGCCATGCAGATCCCGATCATGGGCTTCCGCGGGTCACCGACCGGGATCGACGTCCTCAAGGTCGCCCGCACCGGCTGGCTGCCGCAGATCAACACCGGGATGGCCGGCCGGGTCGCCGGCACCGGTCAGGTCGGTGCGGGCCTGGTGCAGCCGCCGCAGCAGTGCTTCGAGCAGGCGCTGGCCGCCCTCGCCGAGGAGTCCCGCGCCGCCTCCTGA
- a CDS encoding FdrA family protein, translating into MNPRHVSLRSGVYADSVRLMQVSREIGDRPGVSAVLVAMATPLNLELAAGMGLAPDGDPKPDQLLIALTATDDAELTAAVAAVEAALAHREKAGDAQTIPPRTIGAGLVDAPDPTLAIISVPGPYAAAEAADAIAAGRSVLVFSDGVPVEQEIALKQAAHDAGVLVMGPDCGTAIVSGVALGFANVVRRGPVGLVAASGTGAQQVSSLLDAAGVGVSHVLGVGGRDLSAAVGGLATLDALAALDADPATERVLLVSKPPAPDVAERVQQAAAGLSVPVRSAVLSAEQPDLTAAVEALLGDLGVAVPEWPSRPGTADAVPPGAVLKGFYSGGTLADEAMLIAAPVLGDIRSNTPLRPELDLGTDLRARGHVVIDFGDDALTVGRAHPMIDPTLRLEAISNLAAGREPAVLLLDVVLGHGSDPDPAHSLVPALRAAGLPAVVALVGTEADPQGWSRQADALAEAGAAVFASNAAAARYALSLIGESDV; encoded by the coding sequence GTGAACCCCCGGCACGTCTCCCTGCGCAGTGGCGTCTACGCCGACTCCGTCCGGTTGATGCAGGTCAGCCGCGAGATCGGCGACCGGCCCGGCGTCAGCGCCGTGCTGGTCGCGATGGCGACGCCGCTGAACCTCGAGCTCGCCGCCGGCATGGGCCTCGCCCCGGACGGCGACCCCAAGCCCGACCAGCTGCTCATCGCGCTCACCGCCACCGACGACGCCGAGCTGACCGCCGCGGTCGCCGCCGTCGAGGCCGCCCTGGCCCACCGCGAGAAGGCCGGCGACGCGCAGACCATCCCGCCCCGCACCATCGGCGCCGGCCTGGTCGACGCCCCCGATCCCACCCTGGCGATCATCAGCGTCCCGGGCCCGTACGCGGCCGCCGAGGCCGCCGACGCGATCGCCGCCGGCCGCTCGGTGCTGGTGTTCAGCGACGGCGTACCGGTCGAGCAGGAGATCGCGCTCAAGCAGGCGGCCCACGACGCCGGCGTGCTGGTCATGGGGCCCGACTGCGGCACCGCGATCGTCTCCGGCGTCGCGCTCGGCTTCGCCAACGTCGTCCGGCGCGGCCCGGTCGGCCTGGTCGCCGCGAGCGGCACCGGCGCCCAGCAGGTCAGCAGCCTGCTGGACGCAGCCGGCGTCGGCGTCTCCCACGTGCTCGGCGTCGGTGGCCGCGACCTCTCCGCCGCCGTCGGCGGGCTGGCCACCCTGGACGCCCTCGCCGCGCTCGACGCCGACCCGGCCACCGAGCGGGTGCTGCTGGTCTCCAAGCCCCCGGCGCCGGACGTCGCCGAGCGGGTGCAGCAGGCGGCGGCCGGGCTGTCCGTGCCGGTCCGCTCCGCCGTCCTCAGCGCCGAGCAGCCCGACCTCACCGCCGCGGTCGAGGCCCTGCTGGGCGACCTGGGCGTCGCCGTCCCGGAGTGGCCGAGCCGTCCGGGCACCGCCGACGCCGTCCCGCCCGGTGCCGTGCTCAAGGGGTTCTACTCCGGCGGCACCCTCGCCGACGAGGCCATGCTCATCGCGGCACCCGTGCTGGGCGACATCCGGTCGAACACCCCGCTGCGCCCCGAGCTCGACCTGGGCACCGACCTGCGGGCACGCGGCCACGTGGTCATCGACTTCGGCGACGACGCGCTGACCGTGGGCCGCGCGCACCCGATGATCGACCCGACGTTGCGGCTGGAGGCGATCAGCAACCTCGCCGCCGGCCGCGAGCCCGCCGTCCTGCTGCTCGACGTCGTCCTGGGCCACGGCTCGGACCCCGACCCGGCGCACAGCCTGGTGCCCGCGCTGCGGGCGGCCGGCCTGCCCGCCGTCGTCGCGCTGGTCGGCACCGAGGCCGACCCGCAGGGCTGGTCCCGCCAGGCCGACGCCCTCGCCGAGGCCGGCGCCGCGGTCTTCGCGAGCAACGCCGCCGCCGCCCGGTACGCCCTGTCGCTGATCGGAGAGAGCGATGTCTGA
- a CDS encoding PA14 domain-containing protein has protein sequence MVGARRSSGSISRARGLAATAALLLAVSVLSVIQTAQPAAAALPAGFTEVTAFGNLANPIAVKFAPDGKVFVSEKRGTIQMFDGLTDTTATQVADFRSEVHDFWDRGFLGLAVDPNFPATPAIYAMYAFDGQLPGAPVLPRWNDACPSPPGATTDGCVVSSKLVRLTLDLANPGTATTTSQVLIHDWCQQFPSHSAGDLVFGNDGALYASGGDGASFDFVDYGQTGHPAKNPCGDPGGTMTPPTAEGGALRSQDLRTPGDPTSLSGTIIRIDPTTGAAAAGNPNLAATDANARRIVAYGLRNPFRMAVRPGTSELWISDVGWATSEELNRIPNPTAAVTNFGWPCYEGPVRNNEYDNTNLKICEDLYAAGVDTKPVVSYQHGARMNAADTCATANGSSASGVAFARSTGSPYPAEYNGAVFFADYARDCIWVMTLGTDGQPNPASARPFVSPARAPVDLEMSPAGELFYADITGSIRRITYGGGTTPPPPPPPPPPPPPPGGTCAAGQYTAEYFANTTLTGTAAAKVCETGPMLDKDWVMAAPATGVPADNWSARFTGSIDFPTATTYTFTAQADDGIRVWIDGTVLIDQWRDQEATFTAARALTAGTHQVRVEFYDAYQEAVAKVSWVGAPPPPNSTAPVPVINTPAAGANWKVGDTITFTGSATDPQDGVLPASALSWETVLQHCPDACHAHPLQTFPGVASGSFLSVDHEFPAYIDLKLTATDSTGAKTTVVRRLDPRTVAVTVNSAPQGLSLTFGARTAVTPFTTTMIEGGTSSLSAPSPMSLNGTSYQFANWSDGGGQSHNIVAGATAATYTANYAAVGGPGPPPTTCLDAQFLAQYFANKTLTGTPASQGCEAGPLNKDWAMGAPTGVGPDNFSARWTGNFDFAVPGSYTFTATADDGIRVYVDGTILIDQWRDQEATFTAARTLTAGRHQVRVEFFDSYQEAVAKVGWVATPTAPPPPAACATGQYRAEYFGNTTLAGTPARSVCEAGPLNKSWGTGGPTGVPVNYFTARWTGTFTFTAGSKTFTAVTDDGVRVWLDNVLIIDRWTTAGTSRITRTVTAGPHVVRVEYIERTGSASARVSW, from the coding sequence ATGGTCGGTGCACGGCGTTCGTCGGGGTCGATCAGCCGCGCCCGAGGGCTGGCCGCCACGGCCGCACTCCTGCTGGCGGTGTCCGTGCTGTCGGTGATCCAGACAGCCCAGCCGGCGGCGGCCGCGCTCCCGGCCGGCTTCACCGAGGTGACGGCGTTCGGGAACCTGGCCAACCCGATCGCGGTCAAGTTCGCCCCGGACGGGAAGGTCTTCGTCTCCGAGAAGCGCGGCACCATCCAGATGTTCGACGGTCTCACCGACACGACCGCGACGCAGGTCGCCGACTTCCGCAGCGAGGTCCACGACTTCTGGGACCGGGGATTCCTGGGCCTGGCCGTCGACCCGAACTTCCCCGCCACGCCGGCCATCTACGCGATGTACGCCTTCGACGGTCAGCTGCCCGGGGCGCCGGTCCTCCCCAGGTGGAACGACGCCTGCCCCAGCCCCCCCGGCGCGACGACCGACGGCTGCGTGGTGAGCAGCAAGCTGGTCCGGCTCACGCTCGATCTCGCCAACCCGGGAACGGCCACCACGACGTCGCAGGTCCTGATCCACGACTGGTGCCAGCAGTTCCCCAGCCACAGCGCCGGTGACCTGGTCTTCGGCAACGACGGTGCGCTCTACGCCTCCGGCGGTGACGGCGCCAGCTTCGACTTCGTCGACTACGGCCAGACGGGCCACCCCGCCAAGAACCCGTGCGGCGACCCCGGCGGGACCATGACCCCGCCCACCGCCGAGGGCGGCGCGCTCCGGTCCCAGGACCTCCGCACGCCGGGAGACCCGACCTCGCTGAGCGGCACGATCATCCGGATCGACCCCACCACGGGCGCGGCCGCGGCAGGCAACCCGAACCTGGCGGCGACCGATGCGAACGCCCGGCGGATCGTCGCGTACGGACTGCGGAACCCGTTCCGCATGGCCGTGCGCCCGGGAACCAGCGAACTGTGGATCAGCGACGTGGGCTGGGCCACGAGCGAGGAGCTCAACCGCATCCCCAACCCCACCGCCGCCGTCACCAACTTCGGCTGGCCCTGCTACGAGGGGCCGGTCAGGAACAACGAGTACGACAACACGAACCTGAAGATCTGCGAGGACCTGTACGCGGCGGGCGTGGACACCAAACCGGTCGTCTCCTACCAGCACGGCGCCAGGATGAACGCCGCGGACACCTGTGCCACGGCCAACGGGTCATCGGCCTCGGGCGTCGCGTTCGCGAGGTCCACGGGGAGCCCGTACCCCGCCGAGTACAACGGCGCGGTCTTCTTCGCCGACTATGCCCGCGATTGCATCTGGGTCATGACGCTGGGCACCGACGGGCAGCCGAACCCGGCGTCGGCGCGGCCGTTCGTCTCGCCGGCCCGGGCACCCGTCGACCTCGAGATGTCGCCCGCCGGGGAGCTCTTCTACGCCGACATCACCGGCAGCATCCGCCGCATCACCTACGGCGGCGGCACCACGCCCCCGCCGCCGCCCCCGCCCCCGCCGCCGCCCCCGCCGCCGGGGGGCACCTGCGCGGCCGGTCAGTACACGGCGGAGTACTTCGCGAACACGACGCTCACCGGCACCGCCGCCGCCAAGGTCTGCGAGACCGGTCCGATGCTGGACAAGGACTGGGTCATGGCCGCGCCCGCGACCGGTGTCCCGGCGGACAACTGGTCGGCCCGCTTCACCGGCTCCATCGACTTCCCGACGGCGACCACGTACACCTTCACCGCCCAGGCCGACGACGGCATCCGGGTGTGGATCGACGGCACGGTCCTCATCGACCAGTGGCGCGACCAGGAGGCCACCTTCACCGCGGCCCGGGCCCTGACTGCCGGGACGCACCAGGTCCGCGTGGAGTTCTACGACGCCTACCAGGAGGCCGTCGCCAAGGTGAGCTGGGTGGGGGCGCCGCCGCCGCCGAACAGCACGGCGCCGGTCCCGGTCATCAACACCCCGGCGGCAGGCGCGAACTGGAAGGTCGGTGACACCATCACCTTCACGGGGTCAGCCACCGATCCGCAGGACGGCGTGCTCCCGGCGAGCGCGCTGAGCTGGGAGACGGTTCTCCAGCACTGCCCGGATGCCTGTCATGCCCACCCACTGCAGACCTTCCCCGGCGTGGCCTCCGGGTCGTTCCTCTCGGTCGACCACGAGTTCCCCGCCTACATCGACCTGAAGCTGACTGCGACGGACTCGACCGGAGCGAAGACGACGGTCGTGCGGCGGCTCGACCCCCGGACCGTCGCGGTCACCGTGAACTCCGCCCCGCAGGGGCTGTCGCTGACCTTCGGCGCCCGGACCGCGGTGACGCCCTTCACCACCACGATGATCGAGGGTGGCACCAGCAGCCTGTCGGCACCGTCGCCGATGTCGCTGAACGGCACCTCCTATCAGTTCGCCAACTGGTCCGACGGTGGCGGTCAGTCGCACAACATCGTGGCCGGGGCGACCGCGGCGACCTACACCGCGAACTACGCCGCGGTCGGTGGCCCGGGGCCCCCGCCGACGACCTGCCTCGACGCCCAGTTCCTGGCGCAGTACTTCGCCAACAAGACCCTCACCGGGACGCCTGCGTCGCAGGGCTGCGAGGCGGGGCCGTTGAACAAGGACTGGGCGATGGGTGCGCCGACCGGAGTCGGCCCCGACAACTTCTCGGCGCGGTGGACCGGCAACTTCGACTTCGCCGTCCCCGGCTCGTACACGTTCACCGCCACGGCGGACGACGGCATCCGGGTGTACGTCGACGGGACGATCCTGATCGACCAGTGGCGCGACCAGGAGGCCACCTTCACCGCGGCTCGGACGCTCACCGCCGGGAGGCACCAGGTCCGCGTGGAGTTCTTCGACTCCTACCAGGAGGCGGTCGCGAAGGTGGGCTGGGTGGCCACGCCCACCGCTCCGCCACCCCCGGCGGCGTGCGCGACCGGTCAGTACCGGGCCGAGTACTTCGGCAACACCACGCTCGCGGGGACGCCGGCGAGATCGGTGTGCGAGGCGGGGCCGCTCAACAAGAGCTGGGGGACAGGTGGCCCGACCGGCGTCCCGGTGAACTACTTCACGGCGCGCTGGACCGGCACGTTCACCTTCACTGCCGGCAGCAAGACCTTCACCGCCGTCACCGATGACGGAGTGCGGGTCTGGCTGGACAACGTCCTCATCATCGATCGGTGGACCACCGCGGGGACCTCCCGGATCACGCGGACGGTGACGGCCGGCCCCCACGTGGTGCGGGTCGAGTACATCGAGCGGACGGGCTCGGCCTCGGCGCGGGTCAGCTGGTGA
- the cutA gene encoding aerobic carbon-monoxide dehydrogenase large subunit, producing the protein MTTKFFGEPVRRREDARLIVGQGRYLDDIGSGAYAAAFVRSPYAHARVLDVDVTAALDVEGLLAVYTYEDLTGPMAEPLPVLIPHPQLTAPRTGYPLVKDVAQHVGEPIVMVVATDRYVAEDAAALIAVSYEELPVVVGVDAAEAAEHTVHDDVPDNVAARHHQETGDVEAALAASAHTLSFTQYFERSASMPMEGKGVHARWDDADSSLRVYSSTQASTSVRAAIAAKLELSLEKVEVIAPDVGGGFGVKIVHPWPEELLVPMAARLLGHEVKWTEDRREHFVSSAHERQQRQEITVGYDDDGRITALDVLVWHDNGAYTPYGIIVPINTATQLLGPYDIPVYRAQVFSVYTNTVVVTPYRGAGRPQGCFAMERTMDRIAQERGIDRALVRERNLIQPDQFPYDWGLTFQDGRPLVYDSGDYPGMMAKLKALVSWDTFAARRADAEARGKLLGIGMAPYVEGTGPGPYEGAHVQVLGSGKVLVSTGLTSQGQGHETVFAQLAAAELGVPIEDVEVTTGDTRRFGYAVGTFASRAAVVSGNAVALAARGVRDKALRIAAEVLEAAPEDLEISDGVVGVKGIPGATIPLRTVAVLSNPLRYAFDEAARQATQFAGASDDSKPPVAAGDAPGLEHTDYYSPLRSTFASGAHAVVVEIDPATWEISIVQYAVVHDCGNIINPMIVEGQVHGGVAQGVGGALYERMAYDRDGQLTNASFMDFLMPYASEVPDIDIDHQSTPSPLNALGIKGAGEAGVIPGSAAIASAIEDAVGRRIAAMPISPSELYDLVRSDTERVINNPSGVMA; encoded by the coding sequence GTGACCACGAAGTTCTTCGGCGAGCCGGTCCGCCGGCGCGAGGACGCCCGGCTGATCGTCGGCCAGGGCCGCTACCTCGACGACATCGGCTCCGGTGCCTACGCCGCCGCGTTCGTGCGCAGCCCGTACGCGCACGCCCGGGTGCTGGACGTCGACGTCACCGCCGCGCTGGACGTCGAGGGCCTGCTGGCCGTCTACACCTACGAGGACCTCACCGGCCCGATGGCCGAGCCGCTGCCGGTGCTCATCCCGCACCCGCAGCTCACCGCGCCGCGCACCGGGTACCCGCTGGTCAAGGACGTCGCCCAGCACGTCGGCGAGCCGATCGTCATGGTGGTGGCCACCGACCGGTACGTCGCCGAGGACGCCGCGGCGCTGATCGCCGTCAGCTACGAGGAGCTGCCCGTGGTGGTCGGCGTCGACGCCGCCGAGGCCGCGGAGCACACCGTCCACGACGACGTCCCGGACAACGTGGCAGCCCGGCACCACCAGGAGACCGGGGACGTCGAGGCGGCCCTGGCCGCCTCGGCGCACACGCTGTCGTTCACCCAGTACTTCGAGCGCAGCGCGTCCATGCCGATGGAGGGCAAGGGCGTGCACGCCCGCTGGGACGACGCGGACTCCTCGCTGCGGGTCTACTCCTCCACCCAGGCCTCGACGTCGGTGCGCGCGGCGATCGCCGCCAAGCTCGAGCTGTCGCTGGAGAAGGTCGAGGTCATCGCCCCGGACGTGGGCGGCGGGTTCGGCGTGAAGATCGTGCACCCGTGGCCCGAGGAGCTGCTCGTGCCGATGGCCGCTCGCCTGCTGGGCCACGAGGTGAAGTGGACCGAGGACCGCCGCGAGCACTTCGTCTCCAGCGCCCACGAGCGCCAGCAGCGGCAGGAGATCACCGTCGGGTACGACGACGACGGGCGGATCACGGCCCTCGACGTCCTGGTCTGGCACGACAACGGCGCGTACACGCCCTACGGGATCATCGTCCCGATCAACACGGCCACCCAGCTGCTCGGGCCCTACGACATCCCGGTCTACCGGGCGCAGGTGTTCAGCGTCTACACCAACACCGTCGTCGTCACGCCGTACCGCGGCGCCGGGCGGCCGCAGGGCTGCTTCGCGATGGAGCGCACGATGGACCGGATCGCCCAGGAGCGCGGCATCGACCGGGCGCTGGTGCGCGAGCGGAACCTAATCCAGCCCGACCAGTTCCCCTACGACTGGGGCCTGACGTTCCAGGACGGCCGGCCGCTGGTCTACGACTCCGGCGACTACCCCGGGATGATGGCCAAGCTCAAGGCGCTGGTCTCCTGGGACACCTTCGCCGCGCGCCGGGCCGACGCCGAGGCGCGCGGGAAGCTGCTGGGCATCGGGATGGCCCCCTACGTGGAGGGCACCGGGCCGGGGCCCTACGAGGGCGCGCACGTGCAGGTGCTGGGCAGCGGCAAGGTGCTGGTCTCCACCGGGCTCACCTCGCAGGGCCAGGGGCACGAGACGGTGTTCGCCCAGCTGGCGGCCGCCGAGCTCGGCGTCCCGATCGAGGACGTCGAGGTGACCACCGGCGACACCCGGCGGTTCGGCTACGCGGTCGGCACCTTCGCCTCCCGGGCCGCGGTGGTGAGCGGCAACGCGGTGGCGCTGGCCGCCCGCGGGGTGCGCGACAAGGCGCTGCGGATCGCCGCGGAGGTCCTGGAGGCGGCTCCCGAGGACCTGGAGATCTCCGACGGCGTGGTCGGGGTCAAGGGGATCCCGGGGGCGACCATCCCGCTGCGCACGGTCGCGGTGTTGTCGAACCCGCTGCGCTACGCCTTCGACGAGGCGGCGCGGCAGGCGACCCAGTTCGCCGGGGCCTCCGACGACTCGAAGCCACCGGTCGCGGCCGGCGACGCGCCGGGCCTGGAGCACACCGACTACTACTCCCCGCTGCGCTCGACCTTCGCCTCCGGCGCGCACGCCGTGGTGGTGGAGATCGACCCCGCGACCTGGGAGATCTCGATCGTGCAGTACGCCGTGGTGCACGACTGCGGGAACATCATCAACCCGATGATCGTCGAGGGACAGGTGCACGGCGGGGTGGCCCAGGGCGTGGGCGGGGCGCTGTACGAGCGGATGGCCTACGACCGCGACGGCCAGCTGACCAACGCCTCGTTCATGGACTTCCTGATGCCGTACGCCTCCGAGGTGCCCGACATCGACATCGACCACCAGTCGACGCCCTCCCCGCTGAACGCGCTGGGGATCAAGGGCGCCGGTGAGGCCGGCGTCATCCCGGGGTCGGCGGCGATCGCGTCGGCGATCGAGGACGCCGTGGGACGGCGGATCGCGGCGATGCCCATCTCGCCGTCCGAGCTGTACGACCTGGTGCGCTCCGACACCGAGCGCGTGATCAACAACCCGAGTGGAGTCATGGCGTGA
- a CDS encoding SRPBCC family protein, with product MNLDGSAVLSASPEQVWAVITDPAVLARTIPGCESLQQVGEDSYTMVVSAGVGAIRGKYAGEVRLSDLTFPSSYVMHASGSGGPGSVRAVVQINLAPSEGGTELTYSADAVVGGAVAGVGQRMIAGVAKRMAGQFFSAVDKELVEPNVVAEVAPVAADVPAGTPAAAAPVSYAKAPAAAVAGGWIPTEARPLLVGAAGGGVLTLLGVWIGYLLGRRS from the coding sequence GTGAACCTCGACGGCAGTGCGGTGCTCTCGGCGTCGCCCGAGCAGGTCTGGGCGGTGATCACCGACCCGGCGGTGCTGGCGCGGACCATCCCGGGCTGCGAGTCGCTGCAGCAGGTCGGCGAGGACAGCTACACGATGGTCGTCTCGGCCGGGGTCGGCGCGATCCGCGGGAAGTACGCCGGCGAGGTGCGGCTGTCCGACCTCACCTTCCCGTCGTCCTACGTGATGCACGCGTCGGGCTCCGGCGGCCCCGGGTCGGTGCGGGCGGTGGTGCAGATCAACCTGGCGCCGTCCGAGGGCGGCACGGAGCTGACCTACTCGGCGGACGCCGTGGTCGGCGGCGCGGTCGCCGGCGTGGGCCAGCGGATGATCGCCGGCGTCGCGAAGCGGATGGCCGGGCAGTTCTTCTCCGCGGTGGACAAGGAGCTGGTCGAGCCCAACGTGGTCGCCGAGGTCGCGCCGGTGGCCGCCGACGTTCCCGCGGGAACGCCTGCGGCGGCCGCTCCGGTCAGCTACGCGAAGGCCCCGGCCGCCGCCGTCGCCGGTGGCTGGATCCCCACCGAGGCGCGACCCCTGCTGGTCGGCGCCGCCGGCGGCGGGGTGCTCACCCTGCTCGGCGTCTGGATCGGCTACCTCCTCGGCCGCCGCAGCTGA
- a CDS encoding FAD binding domain-containing protein, translating to MKPAPFGYADPRSVDDALAVLVAEGEGAKVLAGGQSLLPLLSMRLAAPTTLVDINGVPGLDAIDASPDGVRVGALVRHAQLLASAAAAGVQPLLGRATANVAHPAIRNRGTTVGSIAHADPSGEMTSVLALTDGSVTVATPSGRETVGWQDFFVGPLETSVHGPAVVLDAFFPALPARSGTAFAEIARRKGDYAVCGAGVVVTLDADRRVTSARASYISVGLVPEVHDLTDAVAGRPVDTADWAAAGELARGLVDPDGDLHASADYRRLLVGTLTERTLADAAREAAGRTA from the coding sequence GTGAAGCCCGCTCCGTTCGGCTACGCCGACCCCCGCTCGGTCGACGACGCCCTCGCCGTCCTGGTCGCCGAGGGCGAGGGCGCGAAGGTGCTGGCCGGGGGCCAGTCGCTGCTCCCGCTGCTGTCGATGCGCCTGGCCGCGCCGACCACGCTGGTCGACATCAACGGCGTGCCCGGCCTCGACGCGATCGACGCCTCGCCCGACGGCGTCCGGGTCGGCGCGCTGGTGCGGCACGCGCAGCTGCTGGCCTCCGCTGCCGCGGCCGGCGTCCAGCCGCTGCTGGGCCGGGCCACGGCGAACGTCGCGCACCCGGCGATCCGCAACCGGGGGACGACGGTCGGCTCCATCGCGCACGCCGACCCGTCGGGGGAGATGACCTCGGTGCTCGCGCTGACGGACGGGTCCGTCACGGTCGCCACCCCGAGCGGCCGAGAGACGGTCGGCTGGCAGGACTTCTTCGTCGGGCCGCTGGAGACCTCGGTGCACGGGCCGGCCGTCGTCCTGGACGCCTTCTTCCCCGCGCTGCCGGCGCGCTCGGGCACCGCCTTCGCCGAGATCGCCCGGCGCAAGGGCGACTACGCGGTGTGCGGCGCGGGCGTCGTCGTCACCCTCGACGCCGACCGGCGGGTGACCTCGGCGCGGGCGTCCTACATCTCCGTCGGGCTGGTGCCCGAGGTGCACGACCTGACCGACGCCGTCGCGGGCCGGCCGGTCGACACCGCCGACTGGGCCGCTGCCGGAGAGCTGGCCCGCGGGCTGGTCGACCCCGACGGCGACCTGCACGCCAGCGCGGACTACCGGCGGCTGCTCGTGGGCACGCTCACCGAACGCACGCTGGCGGACGCTGCCCGTGAGGCAGCCGGGAGGACGGCATGA